A segment of the Anopheles cruzii chromosome 2, idAnoCruzAS_RS32_06, whole genome shotgun sequence genome:
acatttgaGCAAAATTTATTATCTCTTTTCTTTCCGAAGATTGTATGCGCACGTTTTTGTAACTATTTGGTGTAATCTGTTGCCGTTTCTTCTGTTTTAGTTTTACCTCAGTGGACCACGCTTGTGTTtctgtggtttttgttttgttcgggGCTAGGGAAAGGCTACAAAATGGCTACGTCACGGATTATGTTGTTTCCCCCTTGCAAACGGAACCAATCACCTTGACCGATTTCGTATGATTCCAAGCTAAACGATAGAATATAGTACGTTAACATGGGTGTGCCGAACACAAAATACAATATTTCATTCTAGCGTGTCTACTACACTATGGCAATCTCGGTTGGAAGGTAGGGTATTTTAGGGCCGGACTGGCCTTACATCGGCGACGGATGGAAAACGCGCCCAGGGCAAGCTAGTAATGCGCACGCAGCGAGACTCTATTTATTTATCGTAACTCTGTGTACTGTGTATTAGTAAAGCTATAATGATGTGTTCGTTGATTGCAACCACCCCCCGAACCCCTAGCGGCAAATGACTGTCTGTTGGGCATCTTTTGCAGTTGAAAAcagtaataaaaacaacaaaataaacattgtGGCTGTCATTTGTCGTTCTCTTACTTACTGTCTGACAGGTTTGTATCTTTGCTAAACTGAAACGCCGGAAGGTATGCAATTTTCGAGCATATAACAGAATATTAATTCAAACGCCGACATGTATGCAATTTTCGAACCGGTTTGCCGAAATCTTGCTACCTTCTGAGCTGGTATGTTCCCCTGGTAGAATTTGGGCCCCGGCGAGTTCgccaaaaagcgaaaaattttctcgggaatcgaaaaattcgattttttaattttcttttccgcatTTGATGgacattttttctttcattttcataccTTTGGGCGAACATTTGGAGGGTGTTTACATAGTTTTCTTATTTCATAATTCGTTTTAGAcgacatattttattttttcatgcCTGAAATGTTTCCGAAGGGCCTTCCAGCGCGCCCGTCAACACGAACGTCACGtaaaagcaaagaaacgtAAACAGAACCGAATCGAAGCAGGCCGGCCGAACGCGCGATATGGAGGAAAACAATTCGCTGGTGTACGGGTTGGAGTTTCAGGTAACCGCGGCAACAATGCTCCTAGACCGGCCCCACCGTTAACCCACTCCCCGAACCGAATTGCAGGCCCGGGCACTCGCATCGCAGCAAGCGGAAAGCAACGATGTACGGTTTTTCGTGGCCACACAAAGTCTCAAGCCGAACAATCAACTGCACGTTGTCGATCTCAACGAGGACAGTTCGGCGCTCCATCCGCACATTTTCGCGCACCCCCTGGGCGAAGTGTGGAAGCTGACGGCAAGCGCCCACGACCCACGGCTGCTGGCCAGCTGCTACAGTGTGCTGAAGGGTGGCACACAGATCGTGATGCAAACCGCACTCCTCCGGCTGCCGGAATCGCTGGAATCGAAAGACCCCGAGCAGGAGTTTCTGACGTTCGCCAGCGTGGAGCAGCTGGCCACGGAGGGCTACGGGAGCGAGATACGGACGACGGAGTTCCACCCGAGCGATGCCAATCAGCTGGCGTGCGTGGTGGATGGGAAGATTGTGCTGTTTAGCCGGAGCGAAGCCGTGACACGGGTGGCCGCGGAGATCAGTGCGAAGAGTGTGCCAAAGttcaccaccggccggtggtcaCACTTTCACCAGGGCAACCAGTTCATCGCTCTGCACGATTGTAGCGTAAGGTACGGGTATGGATGGGTCACTTCCCAGCGGACAGGTCCTAATTTTAACTCCCCGCAGGTCCTACGATGTACGGGATCCGAATCACTGCGTTTGGAGCATCGAAGAAGCCCATAGCCAGCTGGTGAGGGACCTGGACTGCAATCCCAACAAGCAGTGCCACATCGTGACGGGCGGTGATGATGGGGTGCTGAAGGTTTGGGACTTCCGGAACACCAAGGAACACGTATTTGCGCGCAATGACCACCATCATTGGATCTGGAGCGTGCGCTTCAATACGTACcacgatcagctgctgctgtcgagtGGCAGCGATGGCAAGGTGCTGCTGACGTGCGCCGGTAGCGTTAGTTCCGAGGCACTGGAAGGTGGTGGCAGTGGGACCAGCGGGGACCCCGCAGAAccgggcgacggtggcgatcTGAAGGAGCACCTGGCCGACGGACTGCTGCACACGTTCGATCAGCACGAGGACTCGGTGTACGGTGTCGAGTGGAGCACGGCCGATCCGTGGATGTTTGCGTCGCTCAGCTACGACGGCCGGATGATCATCTCGAAGGTACCGAAGCAGTACAAGTACCAGATACTATTGTAGGCCCGACTGAAAATAAAGCGCATTCCATAAACTCGTTTCCAATGGTTGCTACGATACTCTGTACGTCACTTCGTCGCTCTGCTACTTTCTTTCGCGCATACTGCGATCGCATGGTTTCGGGGCGGGCTATTTGGTACATACCGCGCTTTTGCTCACATTTTTATTGGGCTAAATAATCGGCGCCACCGGATCGGAcgcagaataaaaaaaaagaaccgggGGAAAGTAGGACGCAGGGAACCCTCTCGGGGGGACCTCTTAGAACTTGAACTCCTTGTACTTTTTCGACTGCTTGCTGGTCGTGTCCGTTTGCTGCCGTTTTCGTTTGGACTTTTGCCGAGCCACATGCTCGGCCAGCATATCCGAAAGGTCCTCCTTCTGCAGGTGGCTTTGCTGTTCGCGCATCTGCTGCTCGTAGCGCTGCGCCATCGCCTCGTTGTCCATGTCCAGCTCGGAGGGATCGAGCGCCAGTTCGACCATACCTTCCCGAtcgacaccgccgccgccgccaccgcgacGGGCCCCTGGCGGTGGTACACCCGGTGGTccaccgggaccaccaccaccaccggccgctcCGATGTCGTACACGTGGGTCGAGGCCATCATCGCACCGCCGATGCGCTCGTTGCGCTTCTCCGGCAACACGTGGTACAGAACCGGCGTCTCGTTGTCCTCCATTTCGCTCTCGATCTTCTTCTTGCGCAGCTCGATCGTGTCGGGCGTTTCCATGCCCGCCGGCACTCCGCTGGTCAGTCCGGACGGTGTCACGAGTCCCTCGGCCGGCGTCACCAACCCACTCTCGTCCGGTTGGGCCGCCAAATCTTCGCcctcgtcctcttcctcctcggacgattcttccgattccgactccAGCTCACCCCAGACGGTCCGATCGATCTCCTCCTCGCCCATACCGCcctcaccgtcaccggccatCCCGAACACGTCGCCGTACAGTGGCTTACCGCTCTCGTCCACCGGTGGCTTACCCCAGCCACCGGCGTGATACCCGAAGGAGCAACCCTCCGGAATGGGTGCATTCAGGCCCGGGATCTTCAGGTTCGGGTagctcggtggtggcccgtAGCGCTGCTGGGCAATCAGCCACGGTGGTGGGATCTTGTGGCAGGCCGGTCCGATCGGCATGCCGAGCGCGATGCGCAGTTCCTCCGACAGGTCACCCGGTTTCTTCTCCTTCAGGCGCGTCTCAAACTCCTTGCCCTCGTAGTACAGATCGCCGTGGATCGTCATGCGGGGCTTCGTTTGCCACTTGAAGAACGCGTCGTGCAGCTTCTGGTAGTCGATGTCGATCTTGCCCATCTTGGGCCGTGCCCGTTCGCGCATCTTCGCCTTCAGCGTCTTCGCTTCGTCCTTCTCCTGCAGCGAGGCCCGCATCTCCATGATGCCGGTCTTCTTGATGAAGGCCGGCAGATCGAACGGTGGCTTCTCGATGCCCCGCTTGCCCTGCAGGTACTTGCGCTTGAAGCACCAATGGCGCGGCACCTgcaccgtgttccggtggctctttagctgcaccagcagcttcgGATCGCGGGCCGTCACGTCGTGCATCTCGACCACGTCCGGGCGCGACACGAGCTGCTTCAGTTCGGCCACACTGAGCCGGGTCAGCTTCTTGAGCTTGCGCTTCGAGATCTTCTCCTTGTCGTCCTTCTCGTCCCGATCGCCCagatcgtcgtcatcgtcgtccagcTTGTCGCCGTCACCGACGCcgcccatcgccgccgccgctttcTTGTCCGCGGCCGCCTTCTCCTTCTCCAGCTcgtcggccccggcccggagcgCGTCCCGTGATTTGGTGTCCAGTTTGAAGATCTCAAACACACGATAAAACTGCCGATACATCGGGGCCAGTTCGGCGATCGTCAGCTTCTCCGGCACGTACTCGATCTCCACATCGTCCACCGAGGGCCCGCTGTTGTCTTTGGCCGCCGTGGCTGCCGGGACCTTCGCCTTCTTTGTGATCGCTTTCTTCTTCCGGGTGGACACTCTGGGGACATCGGCCTTACCGTTCGGAGTGTTCCTTTGGTCAGcaccttcgccaccgccgtcgtcgtcgtcgtcgtgatccTCTCCGTTTCGATCCTCCGCCGAGTGGTGCTctccgttcggttcgtccCCGCCGTTCGTCTGTTTCGACACTTCCTCTCCATCGCTTTCCGGTGCAGCGACCCCATCGTCCGATGCTTTTGTTTCCGCCTCACCGTCCTCCTCGGGGTCTGTGTCGTGAGTGGCCGAAAGGTGATCGGCTccactcggtggtggcggtgccggtgccggtgccggtgtctgTACGCGCTGTTCATGCGCTTTGGCCATCTGCTCACGGCGTGCTTTTCGATTCTCCTTCTTCCGTTTCTTCTTCCGTCGGTTCTTGTCCTGTTTGTCCACCACTTTTACCCCACCCGGAGCCTGATCATCGTAATCTGCTCCCTCGTCACCCATCGCCGCCATCAGCGGATCGTTGCCCATATCGTCCTCCGAATCGATACCGTCCGCCTCGAGGTACGCGCTCATCATGGGTGCCTGACTGCCGGCCActgtgccaccgccaccaccggtgccg
Coding sequences within it:
- the LOC128267869 gene encoding EARP-interacting protein homolog encodes the protein MEENNSLVYGLEFQARALASQQAESNDVRFFVATQSLKPNNQLHVVDLNEDSSALHPHIFAHPLGEVWKLTASAHDPRLLASCYSVLKGGTQIVMQTALLRLPESLESKDPEQEFLTFASVEQLATEGYGSEIRTTEFHPSDANQLACVVDGKIVLFSRSEAVTRVAAEISAKSVPKFTTGRWSHFHQGNQFIALHDCSVRSYDVRDPNHCVWSIEEAHSQLVRDLDCNPNKQCHIVTGGDDGVLKVWDFRNTKEHVFARNDHHHWIWSVRFNTYHDQLLLSSGSDGKVLLTCAGSVSSEALEGGGSGTSGDPAEPGDGGDLKEHLADGLLHTFDQHEDSVYGVEWSTADPWMFASLSYDGRMIISKVPKQYKYQILL
- the LOC128278006 gene encoding splicing factor 3B subunit 2 → MDLDNLEQTNGGSALVPPPPMPPSEMLLSGLLPDSGDGDGERWEENDEQDGDEVGLESPPEHPQLLLLEDDEPSAPLLAPPSVPPSLMSLKLDHPEEGMKKPSELVLPKALEDVLALQTIRTQELGGDEDSRGTHGTGGGGGTVAGSQAPMMSAYLEADGIDSEDDMGNDPLMAAMGDEGADYDDQAPGGVKVVDKQDKNRRKKKRKKENRKARREQMAKAHEQRVQTPAPAPAPPPPSGADHLSATHDTDPEEDGEAETKASDDGVAAPESDGEEVSKQTNGGDEPNGEHHSAEDRNGEDHDDDDDGGGEGADQRNTPNGKADVPRVSTRKKKAITKKAKVPAATAAKDNSGPSVDDVEIEYVPEKLTIAELAPMYRQFYRVFEIFKLDTKSRDALRAGADELEKEKAAADKKAAAAMGGVGDGDKLDDDDDDLGDRDEKDDKEKISKRKLKKLTRLSVAELKQLVSRPDVVEMHDVTARDPKLLVQLKSHRNTVQVPRHWCFKRKYLQGKRGIEKPPFDLPAFIKKTGIMEMRASLQEKDEAKTLKAKMRERARPKMGKIDIDYQKLHDAFFKWQTKPRMTIHGDLYYEGKEFETRLKEKKPGDLSEELRIALGMPIGPACHKIPPPWLIAQQRYGPPPSYPNLKIPGLNAPIPEGCSFGYHAGGWGKPPVDESGKPLYGDVFGMAGDGEGGMGEEEIDRTVWGELESESEESSEEEEDEGEDLAAQPDESGLVTPAEGLVTPSGLTSGVPAGMETPDTIELRKKKIESEMEDNETPVLYHVLPEKRNERIGGAMMASTHVYDIGAAGGGGGPGGPPGVPPPGARRGGGGGGVDREGMVELALDPSELDMDNEAMAQRYEQQMREQQSHLQKEDLSDMLAEHVARQKSKRKRQQTDTTSKQSKKYKEFKF